In the Leishmania panamensis strain MHOM/PA/94/PSC-1 chromosome 30 sequence genome, one interval contains:
- a CDS encoding hypothetical protein (TriTrypDB/GeneDB-style sysID: LpmP.30.2970) → MASTVNNNSKFVVPALKPEDVPGGACCVDETTFATLFPSYLESYIKSIWPAVEELLEQHQLVGRLDLMEGSMAVATTRRTWDPYAIVDARDFIKLLARNVPLAQAQKIFQADITCDIINIGVKGGSVRRFVKRRDRLIGPKAQTLKALEILTGCYVLVQGKTVAVMGPVKGTQMVRSIVEDCMNNIHPIYGLKQLLIKRELSKREDMKHEDWSRFIPVYKKTQPNKEKQKAVRKMKKERMKDLKHKQAGKVKTIFPPAPPKRLEDIAMESGQAFLAPRQRRPKEELELQGAASVSPSASANTRNKGSSRSKTDATISNKVKV, encoded by the coding sequence ATGGCCTCTACAGTAAACAACAACTCCAAGTTCGTTGTACCGGCTCTCAAGCCGGAGGACGTGCCGGGAGGCGCGTGCTGCGTGGACGAAACGACATTTGCCACTTTGTTCCCGTCGTACTTAGAGAGCTACATCAAGAGCATCTGGCCtgcagtggaggagctgcttgAGCAGCATCAGCTCGTCGGGAGGCTCGACCTGATGGAGGGCAgcatggcggtggcgacaacCCGCCGCACCTGGGACCCGTACGCGATCGTCGACGCCCGCGACTTCATCAAACTGCTCGCCCGTAACGTTCCTCTCGCTCAGGCGCAGAAGATCTTCCAGGCCGACATTACGTGCGATATCATCAACATCGGCGTCAAGGGCGGCAGCGTGCGGCGCTTTGTAAAGCGGCGCGATCGCTTGATCGGGCCCAAGGCGCAGACCCTCAAGGCACTAGAAATTTTAACTGGATGCTACGTCCTCGTGCAGGGTAAAACGGTTGCGGTGATGGGCCCCGTGAAGGGCACACAGATGGTTCGGAGCATTGTCGAAGACTGCATGAACAACATTCATCCTATCTACGGCCTGAAACAGCTGCTGATCAAGCGCGAGCTGAGCAAGCGCGAGGACATGAAGCACGAGGACTGGTCCCGTTTTATTCCAGTCTACAAGAAGACACAACCGaacaaggagaagcagaaggctGTGCGCAAgatgaagaaggagaggatgAAGGATTTAAAACACAAACAGGCAGGCAAGGTGAAGACCATCTTCCCACCGGCACCCCCGAAGCGTCTGGAGGATATTGCAATGGAAAGCGGCCAGGCCTTTCTCGCCCCGCGTCAGCGCCGCCCCAAAGAAGAGCTAGAGCTGCAAGGCGCTGCATCTGTATCCCCGTCGGCTTCCGCGAACACTAGGAACAAGGGCAGTAGCC
- a CDS encoding hypothetical protein (TriTrypDB/GeneDB-style sysID: LpmP.30.2980) codes for MDQTKLFQDFACSVRCESRNTVVFVACPKGGRYGDVRKTLAGLLQRPFNSVHVAPPVGDFAVPLDDDQVVEPAENEVIVPARILKATEQGGWEFE; via the coding sequence atgGATCAGACAAAATTGTTTCAGGACTTTGCCTGCTCCGTGCGGTGCGAGAGCAGAAATACGGTCGTGTTTGTGGCGTGTCCAAAGGGCGGCCGCTACGGCGATGTGCGCAAGACTTTGGCGGGTTTGCTGCAGCGCCCGTTCAACTCAGTGCACGTGGCCCCACCGGTTGGCGACTTCGCCGTGCCCTTAGATGATGACCAGGTAGTAGAGCCGGCTGAAAACGAGGTGATTGTTCCTGCCCGCATCCTAAAGGCAACGGAGCAGGGCGGATGGGAGTTTGAGTGA